In a single window of the Drosophila subpulchrella strain 33 F10 #4 breed RU33 chromosome X, RU_Dsub_v1.1 Primary Assembly, whole genome shotgun sequence genome:
- the LOC119556583 gene encoding partitioning defective protein 6 has protein sequence MSKNKINTTSGVAASDSNLIEVKSKFDAEFRRWSFKRNETEQSFDKFAALIEQLHKLTNIQFLILYIDPRDNDLLPINNDDNFGRALKTARPLLRVIVQRKDDLNEYSGFGTMKPRNLIGSILMGHTPVKTKAPSISIPHDFRQVSAIIDVDIVPETHRRVRLLKHGSDKPLGFYIRDGTSVRVTASGLEKQPGIFISRLVPGGLAESTGLLAVNDEVIEVNGIEVAGKTLDQVTDMMVANSSNLIITVKPANQRTLTSTHRGSFSRNSQLSSGSHHTNNTNTSDEIEHDDQDDIVDLTGVTLDESPTSTSAGNHNHQQQQQAAPPLSSSPSSHHQQAASNASTIMASDVKDGVLHL, from the exons ATGTCGAAGaacaagataaacacaacgTCCGGCGTGGCGGCCAGCGATTCGAATCTGATCGAGGTGAAATCGAAG TTTGATGCGGAATTCCGGCGCTGGAGCTTCAAGCGGAATGAGACGGAGCAGAGCTTCGACAAATTTGCGGCCCTCATCGAGCAGCTGCACAAGCTGACCAACATCCAGTTTCTAATACTCTACATCGATCCGCGGGACAACGATCTGTTGCCAATTAACAACGATGATAACTTTGGCCGGGCACTGAAAACAGCCCGCCCCCTGCTACGGGTCATAGTGCAGCGGAAAG ACGATCTAAATGAGTACTCTGGCTTTGGGACAATGAAACCGAGGAATCTGATCGGCAGCATACTGATGGGCCACACGCCCGTGAAGACAAAGGCCCCATCGATATCCATACCGCACGATTTCCGGCAGGTTTCGGCCATTATAGATGTGGATATAGTGCCGGAGACGCATAGGAGAGTGCGGTTGCTAAAGCATGGCAGCGACAAGCCCCTGGGATTCTACATAAGGGATGGCACCTCGGTGAGGGTGACGGCCAGCGGACTGGAGAAGCAGCCGGGCATCTTTATATCCCGCTTGGTGCCGGGTGGACTGGCCGAAAGCACTGGCCTGCTGGCTGTCAACGACGAGGTGATCGAGGTGAACGGCATCGAGGTGGCTGGCAAGACCCTGGATCAGGTCACCGACATGATGGTGGCCAATAGCTCCAACCTGATAATCACCGTGAAGCCGGCCAATCAGCGCACGCTGACGTCCACACATCGCGGCTCGTTCTCGAGGAATAGCCAGCTGTCCAGTGGGTCACATCACACCAACAATACGAACACCTCCGACGAGATCGAGCACGACGATCAGGACGATATCGTGGACCTGACGGGAGTAACCCTAGACGAGAGTCCCACATCCACGTCCGCCGGCAATCAcaatcatcagcagcagcagcaggcggcGCCGCCGTTGTCCTCATCACCCTCGTCGCACCATCAGCAGGCAGCCTCCAATGCGTCCACGATAATGGCCAGCGATGTCAAGGATGGAGTGCTGCATTTGTAG
- the LOC119558083 gene encoding ubiquitin-conjugating enzyme E2 S: MSSQYSNVENLSPQTIRQVMRELQEMETTPPEGIKVLINESDVTDIQALIDGPAGTPYAAGVFRVKLTLNKDFPQTPPKAYFLTKIFHPNVAANGEICVNTLKKDWKPDLGIKHILLTIKCLLIVPNPESALNEEAGKMLLERYDDYSQRARMMTEIHAQPAKCGAGAAGDAKDDDGPSTKKHAGLDKKLQDKKKEKLLKEKKRMLKRL; this comes from the exons ATGAGTTCG CAATACTCGAATGTGGAGAACCTGTCGCCGCAGACGATCAGGCAGGTGATGCGGGAGCTACAGGAGATGGAGACCACGCCGCCGGAGGGCATCAAGGTGCTGATCAACGAGAGCGACGTGACGGACATTCAGGCGCTGATCGACGGACCTGCTGGCACTCCGTACGCCGCTGGCGTTTTTCGCGTCAAGCTGACGCTGAACAAGGACTTCCCGCAGACACCGCCGAAGGCGTACTTCCTCACCAAGATCTTTCACCCGAATGTGGCCGCCAACGGGGAGATCTGCGTGAATACACTAAAGAAGGACTGGAAGCCGGATCTGGGCATCAAGCACATTCTGCTCACCATCAAATGCCTGCTGATCGTCCCGAATCCGGAATCGGCGCTGAACGAGGAGGCCGGCAAGATGTTATTGGAGCGATACGACGACTACTCGCAGCGGGCGCGCATGATGACTGAGATCCATGCCCAG CCCGCCAAATGCGGTGCAGGCGCTGCTGGCGATGCCAAAGACGACGATGGACCCTCGACGAAGAAGCACGCGGGCCTGGACAAGAAGCTGCAGGACAAGAAGAAGGAGAAGTTGCTCAAGGAGAAGAAGCGCATGCTGAAGAGATTATGA
- the LOC119556582 gene encoding lymphokine-activated killer T-cell-originated protein kinase: MDTPRRKLRNLHMENVQNSSTPIRVPPSPMLKTLGHGTGVSVYRLDRSPRLGQIRSPWAVKRITQSMRVRKDTLFNARIVHEADILRKLKHPNIVGFRGVVTNDEGVNTLALEMCTTSLGSILEERHDEDLGPLPAKNTFKMIMDVALALDFLHNEARLLHGDLKSFNVLVKGEFEICKLCDFGVALPLDEQGEINFPKNPGLRYVGTSLWCAPEVIDDMDIIDSKADIFSFGLVIYETLALVPPHTLELDAVLGEELEGSHDLSTETEKVQRKQLDFSADESKGGPVEMDEHTDNDMSTEVIDDEEEEEEEEVDEDEDDTKENDIKENDISDFTLNNLHSAYGTRPPLPVAFQLSDDYNCIVELFYLCTNALSEDRPAAKTIWQCLENNAANVATGSD, from the exons ATGGACACTCCACGTCGCAAGCTGCGCAATCTGCACATGGAGAATGTGCAGAACAGTAGTACCCCGATCAGAGTGCCGCCGTCGCCGATGCTGAAGACCCTGGGCCACGGTACCGGTGTCAGTGTTTACCGTTTGGACCGCTCGCCCCGTCTTGGCCAAATCCGTTCGCCGTGGGCCGTCAAGCGGATCACCCAGAGCATGCGGGTGCGCAAGGACACCCTCTTCAACGCCCGGATTGTCCACGAGGCGGATATCCTCCG CAAACTGAAGCATCCCAATATCGTGGGATTCCGCGGCGTTGTCACCAATGACGAGGGTGTCAACACACTGGCCCTCGAAATGTGCACCACTTCGCTTGGCTCCATACTCGAGGAACGTCACGACGAGGATCTGGGCCCACTGCCGGCCAAAAACACCTTTAAGATGATCATGGACGTGGCCCTGGCCCTGGACTTCCTCCACAACGAAGCTCGCCTGCTGCACGGTGACCTTAAGTCCTTCAATGTCCTGGTTAAGGGGGAGTTCGAGATCTGCAAGTTGTGCGACTTCGGAGTTGCTCTTCCTCTGGACGAGCAGGGCGAGATTAATTTCCCAAAGAATCCCGGGTTGCGCTATGTGG GAACCAGCCTTTGGTGCGCCCCGGAGGTCATAGACGACATGGATATCATAGACAGCAAGGCGGACATCTTTAGCTTTGGCCTGGTTATCTACGAAACCCTGGCCCTGGTGCCGCCACATACCTTAGAGCTGGACGCCGTGCTTGGCGAGGAGTTGGAAGGTTCTCACGATTTGTCCACCGAAACGGAGAAAGTGCAGCGCAAGCAGCTGGACTTCTCCGCCGATGAAAGCAAGGGTGGACCAGTTGAAATGGATGAACATACGGACAACGACATGAGTACCGAAGTGATTgacgacgaggaggaggaggaggaggaagaggTCGACGAGGATGAAGATGACACCAAGGAAAACGATATCAAAGAGAACGACATCTCTGACTTCACGCTGAACAACCTTCACTCGGCCTATGGTACTCGCCCACCACTGCCAGTGGCCTTTCAACTCAGCGACGATTACAACTGCATCGTGGAGCTGTTCTATCTGTGCACGAATGCTCTGAGCGAGGATCGTCCGGCGGCCAAGACCATTTGGCAGTGCCTGGAGAACAATGCCGCGAATGTCGCGACAGGAAGCGATTAG